A region from the Sphingomonas sp. S2-65 genome encodes:
- a CDS encoding DNA translocase FtsK, whose protein sequence is MATRAQPSLLRDTMKAGALRSTALIGGTILFLATVALLVAMLSYHAQDPSMNTASGGPARNLMGGSGAWISDLLYALLGLPVLLVIPVGFIVTNRLWLDRPVGAWTQMLRGAALSACLVAAGLTLLHIDWSLAIDWRLPGGMGGIVGLAVAGLVDWLIGLGGNPAVSFWAGRVLGAAATLFGLFFWWRTLDFTLPDRVMRFPSLTGPAKQRLLRGPEPRLGSEDVAELPSANALFEAGEPSAPRKVVVPDNRPAPVIAERGTSPAPAKARMAPEQTSLDFKDSYTLPALDLLKPGPANQHATIDKAALERNARLLESVLDDFNVKGQVVEVRPGPVVTMYEFEPVSGIKASRVIQLADDIARNMSAISARVATIPGRTVIGIELPNVKREGVNLHELIGSQSFEDQGANLPLVLGKNIAGEPVIADLAPMPHLLVAGTTGSGKSVGLNCMILSLLYRLTPDQCRMIMIDPKMLELSMYKDIPHLLADVVTDPPKAVRALKWAVEQMEDRYRMMASVNVRSLASFNDKVRLAKAKGQQLGRKVQTGYDPDTGRPIYEEETLDLQPLPLIVVIVDELADLMMTAGKEVEFLIQRLAQKARAAGIHLIMATQRPSVDVITGVIKANLPTRISFHVTSKIDSRTILGEQGAEQLLGRGDMLYMAGGKQILRVHGPFVSDDEVQAVSDFWRSQGTPDYISAVTEEPEDGGFALEGGPQGDDTPEEQLYRRACQLVAESQKASTSWLQRQLRVGYNSAARLIERMEKDGLVSRPDHVGRREVLMDTDGRPLN, encoded by the coding sequence ATGGCGACCCGGGCACAACCGTCGCTGTTGCGCGACACGATGAAGGCTGGCGCACTGCGCAGCACCGCGCTGATCGGCGGCACGATCCTGTTCCTGGCAACGGTGGCGTTGCTGGTCGCGATGCTGAGCTATCATGCGCAGGATCCGTCGATGAACACCGCCTCCGGCGGCCCGGCGCGCAACCTGATGGGCGGCAGCGGTGCCTGGATCTCCGACCTGCTATATGCCTTGCTGGGATTGCCGGTGCTGCTGGTGATCCCGGTCGGCTTCATCGTCACCAATCGGCTGTGGCTCGATCGCCCGGTAGGCGCCTGGACGCAGATGCTGCGCGGGGCGGCGCTGAGCGCGTGCCTGGTCGCGGCGGGATTGACCTTGCTCCACATCGACTGGTCGCTGGCGATCGATTGGCGGCTGCCCGGGGGCATGGGCGGCATCGTAGGGCTGGCGGTGGCCGGCCTGGTCGATTGGCTGATCGGGCTGGGCGGCAACCCGGCCGTGTCGTTCTGGGCCGGGCGGGTCCTCGGCGCGGCTGCGACGCTGTTCGGGCTGTTCTTCTGGTGGCGGACGCTGGACTTCACGTTGCCCGATCGGGTGATGCGCTTCCCGAGCCTGACCGGGCCGGCCAAGCAGCGGCTGTTGCGCGGTCCCGAGCCGCGGCTGGGCAGCGAGGACGTCGCCGAGCTGCCTTCGGCCAATGCGCTGTTCGAGGCCGGCGAGCCGAGCGCGCCGCGCAAGGTGGTGGTGCCGGATAACCGTCCGGCGCCGGTGATCGCCGAGCGCGGCACCTCCCCTGCCCCGGCCAAGGCGCGGATGGCGCCCGAGCAGACCAGCCTGGACTTCAAGGACAGCTATACGCTGCCCGCGCTCGACCTGTTGAAGCCGGGGCCCGCCAACCAGCACGCGACGATCGACAAGGCGGCGCTGGAGCGCAATGCCCGGCTGCTGGAAAGCGTGCTCGACGATTTCAACGTAAAGGGCCAGGTGGTCGAGGTTCGCCCCGGCCCGGTCGTGACGATGTACGAGTTCGAGCCGGTCAGCGGGATCAAGGCGAGCCGAGTCATCCAGCTGGCCGACGATATCGCCCGCAACATGAGCGCGATCTCCGCGCGCGTCGCCACCATCCCGGGCCGCACCGTGATCGGCATCGAGCTGCCGAACGTAAAGCGCGAGGGAGTGAACCTCCACGAGCTGATCGGCAGCCAGAGTTTCGAGGATCAGGGCGCCAACCTGCCGCTGGTGCTGGGCAAGAACATCGCCGGCGAGCCGGTGATCGCCGACCTGGCGCCGATGCCGCATCTGCTGGTCGCGGGTACCACCGGTTCGGGCAAGTCGGTGGGCCTCAACTGCATGATCCTGTCGCTGCTGTACCGGCTGACGCCCGACCAGTGCCGGATGATCATGATCGATCCCAAGATGCTGGAACTCAGCATGTACAAGGACATCCCGCATCTGCTGGCCGACGTCGTCACCGACCCGCCCAAGGCGGTGCGTGCGCTGAAATGGGCAGTCGAGCAGATGGAGGATCGCTATCGGATGATGGCGAGCGTCAATGTCCGCAGCCTGGCCAGCTTCAACGACAAGGTGCGGCTGGCCAAGGCCAAGGGTCAGCAGCTCGGGCGCAAGGTCCAGACCGGCTATGATCCCGACACCGGACGGCCGATCTATGAGGAAGAGACGCTCGACCTGCAGCCGCTGCCGCTGATCGTGGTGATCGTCGACGAGCTGGCCGACCTGATGATGACGGCGGGCAAGGAAGTCGAATTCCTGATCCAGCGGCTGGCGCAGAAGGCGCGCGCGGCGGGCATCCACTTGATCATGGCGACGCAGCGCCCCTCGGTCGACGTCATCACCGGCGTGATCAAGGCCAATTTGCCGACGCGGATCAGCTTCCACGTCACGTCGAAGATCGATTCGCGCACGATCCTGGGCGAGCAGGGCGCCGAGCAGCTGCTGGGCCGCGGCGACATGCTGTACATGGCCGGCGGCAAGCAGATCCTGCGCGTCCACGGGCCGTTCGTCAGCGATGACGAAGTGCAGGCGGTTTCGGACTTCTGGCGCTCGCAGGGGACGCCGGATTATATTTCCGCGGTCACCGAGGAGCCGGAGGATGGCGGCTTTGCGCTGGAGGGCGGGCCGCAAGGCGACGATACGCCCGAGGAGCAGCTGTACCGCCGCGCCTGCCAGCTGGTGGCGGAGAGCCAGAAGGCATCGACCTCATGGCTCCAGCGCCAGCTGCGCGTGGGCTACAACTCGGCCGCACGGTTGATCGAACGGATGGAAAAGGACGGGCTGGTGTCGCGCCCGGACCATGTCGGCCGCCGCGAAGTGCTGATGGACACCGACGGGCGACCGCTGAACTGA